One stretch of Weissella koreensis KACC 15510 DNA includes these proteins:
- a CDS encoding LiaF transmembrane domain-containing protein, which produces MRKTNWFWGSIFIMAAALLIATQMGWLSLQMPVVTIIIAIILVALLVSNLIYRSIGGSIFALAVLAMLFNRQLGIQALMPWTIIGVSLLLIIGLKLIFRPKSHWSHSHYDWTKNQNSYYGQNHHRPYENFNHMNFGQPGSTDDPASDDNRTEFNSNDQSNPSIITITTTMQNNIRYLQGSNLETINLRNYMGDTKVYFDQLTDTDHLELNIDNSLGSVNLYLPQNWQVTNELNLFLSASDERGMHSQTIGPRITIRGRIYLGNLVIHYI; this is translated from the coding sequence ATGAGAAAAACAAATTGGTTCTGGGGCAGCATTTTCATCATGGCTGCTGCTTTACTTATTGCAACCCAAATGGGCTGGTTATCATTGCAAATGCCCGTTGTTACCATCATTATTGCTATTATTTTAGTGGCACTCCTTGTTTCCAATCTGATTTATCGTTCAATTGGTGGCAGCATTTTTGCTCTAGCTGTGTTAGCCATGTTATTTAATCGTCAACTAGGCATTCAAGCATTAATGCCATGGACAATCATTGGAGTATCACTACTTTTAATCATTGGTTTGAAGCTGATCTTTAGGCCTAAAAGTCATTGGTCTCACTCCCACTATGATTGGACAAAAAATCAAAATAGTTATTATGGTCAAAATCATCACCGACCATACGAAAATTTTAATCATATGAATTTCGGACAACCAGGATCCACAGATGATCCAGCATCGGATGATAATCGTACTGAGTTCAATTCAAATGATCAGTCAAATCCAAGCATCATTACTATTACAACGACAATGCAAAACAACATTCGCTATCTTCAAGGATCCAACCTCGAAACGATTAACCTGCGTAATTACATGGGTGATACTAAAGTTTACTTCGATCAACTTACCGATACAGATCATCTAGAGCTAAACATTGATAATTCGCTAGGAAGCGTTAATCTTTATCTACCTCAAAATTGGCAAGTTACCAATGAATTGAATCTTTTCCTATCAGCCTCCGATGAACGAGGAATGCATAGCCAAACAATTGGCCCAAGAATCACTATCCGTGGTCGAATCTATCTGGGAAATTTAGTAATTCACTATATTTAA
- a CDS encoding APC family permease: MSEQTELKRTMTLIPAISTVMGTVIGAGVFFKASGVATATGNANMSIFVWALGGLITLAAGLTGAELAAAIPETGGMLVYIERAYGKMMSYLLGWAQVIVYFPASIAAKGIIFGTQVVNLFHLSVNYTVPAGIAAVGSVFLINLLGSKVAGQFQAITLFFKLIPLALIIIFGLLQPGGVEVSFFPIHAGAHTDGFLTGLGAGLLATMYAYDGWIHVGNIAGELKNPSRDLPRAIAGGLFGIMIIYLLVNFVFLHTLPINAIAGNETTAMDVADKIFGHLGGKLITIGILVSIYGTLNGYTMTGMRLPYAMALENDLPFSKHLVKLNRYQIPYIAGIFQLVLSIALMFVGGFDLLTDMLIFVIWMFYTLVFVAVIKLRHTEPELARPYKVPLYPVIPIIAILGGVFILVMTLLSNFWLAMTGIGLTLIGLPVYFWMQHKNKVN; encoded by the coding sequence ATGAGTGAGCAAACAGAATTAAAGCGAACGATGACTTTGATTCCAGCAATTTCAACCGTGATGGGGACGGTTATTGGAGCTGGGGTATTTTTTAAAGCATCAGGGGTGGCAACAGCCACTGGAAATGCCAACATGTCAATTTTTGTGTGGGCATTAGGAGGGCTAATTACATTAGCAGCCGGATTGACGGGGGCTGAATTAGCCGCAGCGATTCCAGAAACAGGTGGAATGTTAGTTTACATTGAACGGGCATACGGTAAGATGATGAGCTATTTACTAGGTTGGGCCCAGGTTATTGTTTACTTCCCAGCTAGTATTGCGGCTAAAGGGATTATTTTTGGAACACAAGTCGTTAACTTATTTCATTTATCTGTTAATTATACTGTGCCAGCCGGAATTGCTGCTGTGGGATCGGTTTTTTTGATTAATCTCTTAGGTTCAAAAGTAGCAGGACAGTTCCAAGCAATTACCTTGTTTTTCAAATTAATTCCTTTGGCTTTAATTATTATCTTTGGATTATTGCAGCCAGGTGGAGTTGAAGTCAGCTTCTTCCCCATTCATGCAGGTGCTCATACTGATGGTTTCCTAACAGGATTGGGAGCCGGATTATTAGCTACAATGTATGCTTATGATGGATGGATTCACGTTGGAAACATTGCGGGTGAATTGAAGAATCCGTCTCGTGATTTACCACGAGCAATTGCGGGTGGTTTATTCGGTATTATGATTATCTATCTTTTAGTTAATTTTGTATTCTTACATACATTACCTATTAATGCGATTGCTGGTAATGAAACTACGGCTATGGATGTGGCTGATAAGATTTTTGGCCATTTAGGTGGTAAGTTAATTACCATTGGAATCTTAGTTTCAATCTATGGAACGCTTAACGGTTATACCATGACGGGAATGCGTCTGCCATATGCGATGGCTCTTGAAAATGATTTGCCATTCTCAAAACATTTAGTTAAGTTGAATCGTTATCAAATTCCATATATTGCTGGAATTTTTCAATTAGTTTTGTCGATTGCTTTGATGTTTGTCGGTGGTTTTGATCTACTAACTGATATGTTGATTTTCGTGATTTGGATGTTTTACACTTTGGTCTTTGTTGCAGTAATTAAATTACGGCACACGGAGCCTGAATTGGCGCGTCCATATAAGGTGCCATTATACCCAGTGATCCCGATTATTGCTATTTTAGGAGGAGTCTTTATTCTTGTGATGACGCTGCTATCAAATTTCTGGTTGGCAATGACTGGAATTGGATTGACTTTGATTGGTCTGCCAGTTTATTTTTGGATGCAACATAAAAATAAAGTGAATTAG
- a CDS encoding nucleoside hydrolase, whose protein sequence is MVEKVYFSHDGGVDDLASLMLLLAAEGKKQIELVGVGVVPADSYLAPAIKATQKIIHRFGKHEDLIISASDATSSDPFPKEWRLDAFTVDALPILNEFGIGTTKISDRSAADDLQMLLTQASEPLTLLFTGPVSDLATVLTRKPELKNKIKRLVVMGGTFGQGNITEPEQDGTAEWNAFWDPKAFKVVVNAGLNLQMVGLESTHEVPLRPADRLRWAKLRQNPGLDFIGQAYATVPTLNRFETKSIAYFLWDVLTTAFMLNDRLVQTKILKIDVVPDGISRGRTFITPTGNLVEFVYQVDHDAFFNYFETNILEMSKI, encoded by the coding sequence ATGGTGGAAAAAGTATATTTTAGTCATGATGGTGGTGTGGATGATTTGGCATCGTTGATGTTATTGTTAGCAGCTGAGGGAAAAAAACAAATTGAATTGGTCGGGGTGGGAGTTGTGCCCGCTGATTCATACCTAGCTCCAGCAATTAAAGCGACTCAAAAAATTATTCATCGGTTTGGAAAACACGAAGATCTAATCATTAGTGCCTCGGATGCTACGTCTAGTGACCCATTCCCGAAAGAATGGCGATTGGATGCTTTTACGGTAGATGCACTTCCAATTTTAAATGAATTTGGGATTGGTACGACTAAAATTTCGGATCGTTCGGCTGCCGATGATTTACAAATGTTATTAACGCAGGCATCAGAGCCACTGACCTTATTATTTACTGGACCGGTCAGTGATTTAGCGACCGTTTTAACTAGGAAGCCGGAACTTAAAAATAAAATTAAGCGCTTAGTGGTGATGGGTGGTACTTTTGGACAAGGTAATATCACTGAACCAGAACAAGATGGAACGGCAGAGTGGAATGCCTTTTGGGATCCTAAAGCTTTTAAGGTAGTGGTAAATGCTGGTTTAAACTTGCAAATGGTGGGACTTGAAAGTACACATGAAGTCCCTTTGCGTCCAGCTGATCGATTGCGTTGGGCCAAACTTCGTCAAAACCCAGGTCTTGATTTTATTGGACAAGCTTATGCAACAGTACCGACTCTGAATCGTTTTGAAACCAAGTCTATAGCATATTTCCTATGGGATGTTTTAACCACTGCATTCATGCTAAATGATCGTTTGGTGCAGACTAAGATATTGAAAATAGATGTAGTTCCAGATGGGATAAGTCGTGGCCGAACGTTTATAACCCCAACTGGTAATTTAGTTGAATTTGTATATCAAGTTGATCATGATGCATTTTTTAATTACTTTGAAACAAACATTTTAGAGATGTCAAAGATTTAA
- a CDS encoding ABC transporter ATP-binding protein — translation MSLKVDNLSHWYADEDQRLYENINLEFEDGNFYSIVGESGSGKTTMLSFLAGLDVPKKGDIRVNGASIYKIGLTKYRQKYVSTIYQAYNLLKTMTAYQNIETALEITDSRHRGDKKFILNSLESVGISRSKAMMSIQKLSGGEQQRVAIVRALLVDAKIVLADEPTGNLDHDNSQLIVNLFKELASEYGKTVIMITHDDKLAQQADIQIKLQKNKFEVIS, via the coding sequence ATGAGTCTAAAAGTGGATAATTTAAGTCATTGGTATGCAGATGAAGATCAAAGATTATATGAAAATATAAATTTAGAATTTGAAGATGGTAATTTTTATTCGATTGTAGGCGAATCGGGTTCGGGGAAAACGACGATGTTGTCGTTTCTTGCTGGATTAGATGTTCCTAAAAAAGGCGATATAAGGGTTAACGGAGCTTCAATTTATAAAATTGGCTTAACTAAATATCGTCAAAAATATGTTTCAACCATCTATCAAGCTTATAATTTATTAAAAACGATGACAGCTTATCAAAATATTGAAACTGCATTAGAAATAACAGATTCAAGACATCGTGGTGATAAAAAATTTATTTTAAATAGCCTAGAAAGTGTTGGAATTAGTCGTTCTAAAGCTATGATGTCGATTCAAAAGTTGTCTGGTGGTGAGCAACAACGTGTCGCCATTGTACGAGCATTGTTAGTAGATGCTAAAATTGTTTTGGCTGATGAGCCGACTGGAAATTTAGATCATGACAATTCGCAATTGATCGTTAATTTATTCAAAGAATTAGCGAGTGAATATGGTAAAACCGTAATTATGATTACTCATGATGATAAGCTGGCTCAGCAAGCTGATATTCAAATTAAATTACAAAAAAATAAATTTGAAGTTATTTCATAA
- a CDS encoding LytTR family DNA-binding domain-containing protein has protein sequence MKITLEIDPNLTAPEVIIRAPADSPAVDDIKQKLTSTSSEFEQITLYQQQTKFEMPVDQILFFETDGRQVWAHTTKQSFATRQRLYNLEETLPPQFIRISKAGIVNVTKIQALTKSISNTLIQFQNSHKQIYASRRYHKALEARLIDWRKLS, from the coding sequence ATGAAAATAACACTGGAAATCGACCCTAACTTAACGGCTCCCGAAGTAATTATTCGTGCGCCCGCAGATTCACCTGCGGTTGATGATATCAAACAAAAATTAACATCCACCTCATCTGAATTTGAACAAATCACCCTTTATCAACAACAAACTAAATTCGAAATGCCAGTTGATCAAATTCTTTTCTTTGAAACGGACGGACGCCAGGTGTGGGCTCATACAACGAAACAAAGTTTTGCTACTCGGCAACGCCTATATAATCTAGAAGAAACCCTGCCCCCGCAATTTATTAGAATCTCTAAAGCGGGAATTGTCAATGTAACCAAAATTCAGGCTTTAACCAAATCGATTTCAAATACATTAATTCAGTTTCAGAATTCACACAAACAAATTTACGCATCACGGCGTTACCATAAAGCCTTAGAGGCTCGCTTAATTGATTGGAGAAAATTATCATGA